GATTGGTATGATTCTGGTGACCCACGGCCAGTTGGCCGAGGAGTTTGTCCACGCGATGGAGCATGTCGTCGGCAAGCAAGCTGACGTGGCTACCGTCTGCATCGGCCCACATGACGACATGGAGGCGCGCCGCAAGGAAATCGCCCGGGCGATCAAGCAGGTCGATTCCGGCAGCGGAGCGGTGCTTCTTACCGACTTGTTCGGCGGCACCCCCTCGAATCTCGCGATTTCCCTCCTGAAGAGCGGCAAGACCGAAGTCATTGCCGGCATCA
Above is a genomic segment from Altererythrobacter sp. Root672 containing:
- a CDS encoding PTS sugar transporter subunit IIA, whose product is MIGMILVTHGQLAEEFVHAMEHVVGKQADVATVCIGPHDDMEARRKEIARAIKQVDSGSGAVLLTDLFGGTPSNLAISLLKSGKTEVIAGINLPMLIRLAGARKDMDLASAAKAARDAGRNYITIASEFLGQEA